The DNA segment GTGCTCCGACTCGACGATCTGACGGATACGCGCTCGGCAGCACAGTCCCCGCTTCAGGACGGGGGATCACTGCCGGACGCGGATCCTGCGGAGCCACGGGCGCTGTTAAGCATTCCTCTCGGGGAGTATGGGGTCGTGCAAGCGTTTGCCTACGAGCCAGCAGCGTTCTCCGACCGTGATGAAGAGGTCGCCGAGATGCTCGCGACGCATGTGACGACAGCCCTCCAACGCATTGAGGCCGAGGCGACCATTCGACGCGAACGCGACCGGCTCGAAGAGTTCGCCAGCATCCTCTCGCACGACCTCCGGAATCCATTGAACGTCGCCCAAGGTCGGTTAGAGCTCATACAGATGACTGGCGAGATAGACCACGTCGAGGCCATCGACCGCGCGCTCGATCGGATGGAGCGGCTCATCGAGGATATGTTGACACTCGCTCGCGAAGGCGATGCCGTCGGTGAGACACAGCCGGTCGCGCTTCGCACACTCGCTAACCAAGCCTGGAACAACGTCGCAACTGAATCTGCCTCGCTCGAGGTCGAGTCGAGCGTCCAGATCGACGCGGATCACAGTCGACTCATCCAGGTGTTCGAGAACCTGTACCGGAACGCGATCGAACATGGCAGCGACGGGGTCACAATTCGGGTTGGCTCCCTCGACGACGGCTTCTACATCGAAGATACTGGCCCCGGTATTCCGGAGGACGAACGAGACGACATCTTCGAGAGCGGGTACACGACCAACCAGGACGGCACCGGATTCGGGCTCGCAATCGTCAAACGAATCGTCGAGGCCCACGGGTGGAAGATCGACGTCACAGCCGGTCGCGATGGGGGCGCCCGCTTCGAAATCTCAGACGTTTGATTCAGTTCGGCATCGAAAGCGTGAGGAAGGGATCTGAAGGCCCTCGGCCGCTCGGCATCCCGCGACCCACACTGCGCTCCTCGTGCCTGTGGTGCTTGCGGAGTCGGGGGACGACCGAGACGACCTCGCCCTTTCTGAGTCCACCAGGATGTCGGCTGGGTCACCGAGCGTCGAGCCCGGTTGAACAGGTTCTTTGTTACGGCACGCCCCGCTCGCCGCTGCCGCCCTCCGCGTCGCTTGCGACCGACCATTCCGGGCGTGCGGGCGCTCTCCACACCGCCCGCGCCCGTTCCGGGCTAAAATAAATCTGGTCTCGACGCCAGCGGGTATCCCCGTCGGTTGCGCCCCTTGCGGGCTTTCGCGTTCCAGCGCTTGGTGCCGCTGCGCGCGGCGAGCCACCCCGCGGGCTCGCCGTGCTCCCGACAGTCGCCCTGGACACGGTCCCGCGCATCGGGCCGGACACGAGCGAGCATATCCCGCTGGACGCTTGCTCCGGGCGGGTCGGCGCGCGGTTCTGGTTGGGTGACCTTCCTTTGGCGCTCTCGCTCGCGCCCCAGGGGGCGCTCACGAAGGCGCGAGCGAGAGCGCGTAGATGGTTCTGTCGGGCGTTGTCGTCGAAGAACCGCGATGTTGCAGCATCGCGGTGTCGGGCGCGTGAGCGCCTTCAGGTCTTGGTGAGACCAATGTCAAGTAAGAACGTTACCAGTCAAGTAGTTTCGGTCGATGAACAGGCATTCGAAAAAGCGGATGAAGTGGCGGTCGATGAAGAGGGCTTCGAGGTCGTCGATGAGACCCCAGAGTTCCAGGCGACGGTGCAGATGGAGGTGCAGGCAAAGGTCGATGCAAACCACCCGGATGGGATGGTCGACACCAGTGAAGAGCGGATCTACGGTGCGACCCTCGAACAGGAAGAGCGCATTCGGGCTCGGGAGGCTGAACTAGAGCGCATCAGTGCCAAGGCGGAGATGGGGACGCAAGAAGGGCGGGAGAAGCGGACGCGAGACATCGCAGCGAAGCGGAGTGCTGAGCGGCGTGCAGAGTTCCAGAAGCGGGCAGCGAGCGTGGACCCCTGGGCAGACCCGGAGAGAAACGATCCTCGTGCAGAACTCAGGCAGGGGCAGTTGGCGGCGGTGAACAAGCAGTCGATGCGGCTGGCCGAGAAGCTGGATGGCTGGTCGCGAGCAGCGATTGGTCGGCGGCTGGGTGAAGCCGTAGTCAGTGGGAAAGACCTGACGAGTGCAGTCGTCGGGGTGTTCAAGGAGTTGCAGACGGCGCCGGGACAGGTAGTTCCGATCGGGATGCTCGAGGACGTCAATCGCAAAGAGGTGAGCATCGAAGGTCGTATGACGGTGCTTTGGGAGAGCGACTCGCCGGCCATTCAACAAGTCGGACTCATCGAGGACGACAGTGGGAAAACGAAGCTAACGTCGTGGGTCGCGAGTGACCAACCCTGGATCGAAGAGGGCGAGCTCGTTCGCATTCACGGCGCGGCGAAGAACTGGTACAACGGGCGCGTCTCCGTGGCTCTGACCGGGTGGAGCACCGTGCATTTCCCCGAGCGCGGTCGGTGGTGGGAATAGCCAGTCGTCGCAGCTCTCTTTTTTTGCTACGTGCCGGACCGACCCAAGCCCCACCTCCCCACCCTCCGCTCCGTGCTCGCTTCGCTGCGCGCGCAGCCACAACCTCGACAACCACCCGTTTATCAGATACGCATGTCACTGAGAGTCGGTCACCTCTCGAATTTTAAGGAGAGCCTCATCTATAGAGAAATCTCCGGGCAGGTTCGCCTGTTCCCGATGCCAATCACTGGGCATTTCCTCTGGCGGATTGAAATTCACACGTTGCGTCTTTCCCATTTCGTGAGCAGGGACGTATATTGCCGTACCCTCTTCGTGGATGGCACCAGCGAATATATCAACGGTACCATCGGGGTACCGCTCTGGAGAGATTTCCAACTCGTAACGGTATTTATCATAATCGCTCGCCGTCTTTACCTGAACTCGTAACAGCCCCCACTCAACGTCGGTTATCAGGTCGTACTTCTGCTCATGACCATGGGGATAAGCTACGCCATACCCATTTCGAAGAATGTCTGCGGCGACTAAGGCTTCTGATGCATCACCCCGCCAACCTCGTTCCAAATCCATACTAACCTACTGGCAGTACTACTACAGAAAAGTACGTCTAATTAGTCCCCACTTCGAGGAGTGTCCAACTCTATCGAGATGAGGGACACCGCAGTAACTCAAGTACTGTCGTCTGAGCCACAATCCAGCTGAATCCATATTCGTACTCGATAGCGTTTATTGACCCCTCGATAGGTGAGGGGCGCGCCGAACTGGCGAGTTCCCTGAACACGGTGAGAACGATGGCAACCAGAGACATCTACGAAAGCGGATTCGACGAAGACGTCCGAACGGAATCAAGTGCGAACCAGTGTCCCGAGTGCGACGGCCGGGTCACCACGAACGCGGTCGAAACAGTCTGCGAGGACTGTGGGCTGGTCATCAACGAGCAGCGTATCGATCACGGGCCGGAGTGGCGGGCGTACGACGACGAGGAGTGCGAACGAACCGGCGCCCCACTTACTGCGGCTCGCCACGATCGCGGCCTGTCGACGGAAATCGGTTACGGCACCGACGCGAACGGGAACGAACTCTCCGGACAGAAGCGACGGCGACTCGCCCGGATGCGCCGTGAGCAGACCCGAGGTCGCTGGCGATCGAAAGCGGAACGGAATCTCGCACACGGCTTGGGCGAGGTGCGCCGCTTAGCAAGTGCCCTCGGCCTCTCCGATTCGGTTCATGACCAGGCGTGTCAGCTCTTCCGGAGCGCCCAGAACGAGGATCTGCTTCGTGGCAGGTCCATCGAGGCCATCGCCGCGGCCAGCGTGTACGGAGCCTGCCGGTGCAACGGCCTCTCGCGGTTGGTAGGCGAGGTCAGTGAGATGGCCCGCGTCGCGGAGTCGCGAGTCACGAATGCGTACAAGGTGCTGAACGAAGAGTTGGGGCTCCCTGCCGAGCCCGTCTCCCCCAGTATGTTCGTGCCGCGACTCGCCTCGGACCTCGAGTGTCCGGACAAGATCCGTCAACGGGCCCGAACGCTCGCGGAGCAGGCCGAGGAGCACGGCGTCACAACGGGTGTCCATCCGGCTGGGTTCGCAGCGGCTTGTCTCTACAAGGCCGGTCGCGAAGAAGGCCGATGGCTGACGCAAAGTGACGTCGCCGAGTCCGGGAACGTCACGCCAACAACTGTCCGGACGCATCACCAGACACTAGAGGAACAAGTAGCCCGACAACGCCCCTGTACAAATACGGCCGTTAGATAATTTTCTCAGGAAACTATTTGTTTCTCGACCGTGTAGACCCCAGTATGACCGAGACGTGGGACGACGTCAACGAGCAAGTCAAAGCGGAGTGGAAAGACGATACCACGCCGTTCGAGCGGGTGTACGAAATCGTCGAACAGACCCACGATGGGCAATCGGCCGCCGAGATCGCCGATCGAGCGCTCGTGAGCGAGCCGACGGCGCGTCGCCACTGCAAGACGCTCGTGAACACCGGGTTCGCCGAGACGGAACAGGACGGCCAAACAACGCTGTATAAGCGCAATAGCGACCGGGTTTTGATGTCCCGGATCCGTGAGCTGCGTGAGGAAGTCAATCGGCCAGAGTTGCTCGACAGCATCCAGGAGATGAAGGCTGAGATCCGGCGCTACGAGGATCGTTACGATGTGGTCTCACCCGAGGAACTCGCCCAGCAACTCGACGCCGACGAGACAGCGGGCTGGGACGATCTCACCGCGTGGCGAACGACGCGGCAGAATCTCGCCGTTGCCCAAGCAGCACTCGCCTACGACGAGGCCAGCCACCAGCTCGCTGTATGAGCGACGACGACGACCGCGCCGGCGAGTTCGGACCAATCTATCTTCCGGCACTCCAGCGGATTCGTGACCTCTGGCTCGAACTCGAACCGCTTGTAGACGAAACAGCGTACGACGACGTCGTCGCCCCCACGGAACTGCAGATCAGTCTCAGCGACGGGCTTGGCAACGCCGAGAACGCTCGACTCGATATCCAATGGAGCGAATGGGGGATGTACTCGTTCCATTACGTCGATAGCGACGACGTCAATTGGCGCTTCGATCGCCACCCAAATACACACTCTCCCGAAATCCATTTCCACCGGCCGCCTGAAGCCGCAACAACGGACGCCGAATCGTCCTGTATCGACGTGACCGAGGTGTCACTCGTGACGCGTGCAGTTCATGCGATGTGGCGGGCAGCGTACGAGGATAACGACATAGAGCAGCTGAATAGCGCCTCAAACCCGCCGTGAGACGGGATTAGCGGATGGCGCGGTCAGCCACGTCCATCATCTGCTCACGAGCGGCTTCGACATCCGAGTAGAGCGCCAACGCGTGCTTGATGAGGCGACGGTCTTCCAGATTCTCCTCCCACCGCGTGATCACCTCACGGCGCTCGTGGAGCTCCGCACTTGCAAGGTCACCGTCGGCGAGCGACTGTTCGATCTCTTCCCACGTCTCGACGTCGTAGGTCGCCTGCCACTCCTCGATCTCCTCGGTAATCGCGGCCAATTCGTTGCGGAGCTCCTCGCGGGTGTTTTCGTCGATGAGCGTGCGGATTTCCTCGAAGAGCAGTCGCGTGTAGTCCGGCTGATAGCGCGTGGTCTCGCTGGCCTCGACGCGGCGCAGCTGGCCCTGGTCGACGACATCCTGGAGTTCATCGTTGGTCGTACTCCAAGCGGCGTCGGCCTGCTCGCTGATCCAGTTGACCGACCACGGTTCGCGGAGCGTCTCGACGACCGCTCGAATACGGTCGCGAGCGCTCATCGACTCAGTCCACGACTGGACGCCATTCCGTGGGGATTCCGACATGCTTAGCACCTCTTGCAACAGGGTCGTGCCGTATTCGCGTATATGTTTGTACACTCTTGTATAATCAAGAGTATGTTACGAGCATAGTCGTCCGGACATTGAAATGCGAGACCGACAGAAGCTATGAGCCAACCGATGCACTACAAATATTCTGACTTTGAGGAACTGCGGCCGACTGGCGAGGCGTCCCACATTCCGGACGAGAAGGTCAACGGCGGGTGTGAAGGTGACCCCCGACGGCAACGCGTCGCGACGGGCTCTGGTGGTTACCCTGATGCGCCGACGGTAACCGACGGCGAGTGCCGGTCCTGTGGGGCGTCAGTCCCAGACGACCAGACGAAATGCCGGTTCTGTCTCGCCAACCATCTCGGTGGTGACCCGACTGGCACGGACGAGTCAGCGTCGACGACGGTCCTCGGCATCGTCCACCTGGTCGTCGAGTCGACCACGTTCTACGGCGCCGTCGCGAAGGGCGGCGCGGCGGCGAACCTCCTCTCCGCCAAAGAGGCGGAGCCGGCCGTCGACGACTACACGCTCATCTACGACCTTGACGAGGCGCCGGCGCGCCAGCTGGCCGAACAATGGCCCTCACTTCCCGACGCGGTACAGGTGTCGTCAGAGGAGGGAGAGCGGCTTCTCAGTGCCGCCCGTGACCGGACTGGGTGGCACGGGCAGGGAGCATCGGAGCGTCAGGAGCAGGCCCGGACACGGCTCTACGACCAGCGTGGGGACGGCATCCGCGACGCGGTCCTCGACGACACCGACGACGCGGCGTGGCTGGTTCCAGCGATAGCGCTGACCGAATCCGCCGGCGAAGCTGGGGCTGATCGGCAGGAGTCGTCGGTACCGACAACGCAGGAACTCGACTGTCAAAACTGTGGACAGGCGACCGACCATCGGTTCAAGACCCACGAGTCGGTCCCGGATGAAGCGTGGACGGGGCAACCGATCTGGGAGTGTCGGGTGTGTGGCTCGGCTCGCTATGGACCCAGTACATCGACGCACTGCCCGTCTTAACCAACAAAATGGCTAGAGTATTCTCAGTGTTGGTTAATAGACACACTCAGTCCCACAGCTACCCGCAGCCAGAGATGTTTCTCTGCGCCGTGAATCGGCGAGGCGCTTCAGATGGACCCACGCAACACACCCGGATATCGACTGCACCGCTCACTCACCAATCTCAACCGCATCGAGACTACCGGACTCGACGACGCAGATCAAGAGCGAATCGAGGCAGCGAGGACACTCCTCCAGAACGTGAGTCTGCTCTCTCACCTGCAACACAGCGGGAACGCCGATACACAGGTCGAGTCCTGAATGGCGTTACAACGCGGAGTTCCGATGTTTCGCTCCTGAGCTGTTTATTGCCCCCCAAAAGGGGTGCGGGGTAGAGATACCCGAGGACAACAGATGACCCACCTCACTGAACAATTCCATATTTCCGAAGAGTAACAACAAAGGTGAATCACTGATGAACGACGCTCCACGACGCACGGTACGAATTAAACTCGACGTACCCGGAGAACGTCGTGGCGACTTACATCAGACCAAGACTCAATTCCTCCACTGCGCTAACCGAATGAGCGAATGGGCGTGGCGGTACGACGATTACTGTATCACCAGCAAGAGCAGGGCCGAAGAGCCTCTGTACGACGAGTTGCGGGAGGAAACCGACCTCACCGCAAATCTCGTTCAGAAAGGTATTCGTCGCGCTATCGAAGCCGTCACGGGCGGCGTCGAGAAATTGAAGCAGGGCGAGAAGACCAGCCAACCCAAATTCGACTCTTGGAGCATCGTGTACGATAAACGCTCCGCGACGTTCAACGACGACCATGCCACGCTCTCCACCCCAAACGGCAGAGTCTCTGCCGAATACGTTCTCCCACCTGAAAATGAGCGAGAGGACACGCCATTCGGACGCTACTACGAGAGTGACAACTGGAATGTGTCAAGGGCCACGCTCCAATACGACGAAAACGAGGATACGTTCTACCTGCACGTCACGCTGAAAAATCCCGACTATGGGAGTGACGGAGCGGAACGCCAAGAAAGCGAGTCACGTGATGATGCCCCCGAGAACGGAGTGGTTCTCGGCGTGGACCTAAACGTGACTGGCGCGTTCGCCGTCACCTCCACAGCCGAGTCCATCGGCAGTGCAGACTTCCTCACCCACAAACGCGACCAGTACGATCAACGCCGTGCCTGCCTACAACAGACGGGTACTCGGTCGGCCGTTCTCACGATTCAGTCCATTGGTAGTCAGTTCAGCGAGTGGTCATTGGACTGGCTCCACAACCGTGCCAACGACCTCATCGAAGAAGCCGGTGATGCGGATGTAGACGGGATTATTTTCGAGGATCTTACCCACATCCGCGAGAGCATTGCGAACGGCAGCAAGTTCCAGCAATGGGCCTACGCGAAGTTCGTGGAACTCGTTGAGTACAAGGTTGAGTCCACTGAGTTGTTCGTAGACTTCGTGAACCCAGCGTACACGAGTCAACGTTGCTCACATTGTGGATGTACCCACAAGGATAATCGCGACGACAAGCAGTTTGAGTGCCAGTCATGTAGGTATGAAGTGAACGCTGATTACAACGCGGCGAAGAACATTGCAAACCGATACTGCGGGTATATCCATTGCGGGCAAAAGTCTCGCGGTGGATGGGCCACCAGTCAACTGGCCCTCAAGTCAGGGACGCTGAACGTGAACGGTGAGTACACGCCTTCCGCCTTGCGCGGATAGAGCGGGAGTCCACTGACAAGTCTCAGGGCTTGACCCAGAGTCGGTTGACCAAGTGCCGCTTTCCCATACTGACAAAACAGTACGTCGTTCGCCACGGCGAAGTCCTCCACGCGGACCTCAGTTCCCCCGACCCAATTGACGAGTAGCAGTAGTTGCCGATACGGTTTCTTTATCCATAATGAGAGCTGAAACAGTCGGTCAGTACAGATTGTGTATTGACCGCCAGAGGATTTGACAATCTACGCAGAGCTTCAGAGAGTCGTACTGAATGCACAGCGCACATCGGTCAGCTCCATGGTCATGGGTGGCCCATCCGATCATCACTCGATTTTCGGCGGGGATTATGTGACACGGCCCCCTCACACGTGGTATGAGCGACTTTGCACTGGACGAAGTTGACCGTGGGATTCTCTTTGCGCTACAACGCGACGCCAGGAACACCACCATCGACGAGATCCCATCGAACGTCGAGGTGGCGGCTAGCACGGTGCGCAATCGCATCAGCAATTTGGAGGAAGCCGGTGTGATCAAAGGGTAATACCCGAAGATCAACTATAAACGCGCTAACTTCCCGCTGCACGTCCTCTTCGTCTGTACGGCACCGGCCGAGGAACGCGCCGAAATGACGACGAAAGCGCTCGACGCCCACGGCGTTGTAGATGTCAAAGAGATGCTCACGGGAGCTCGCAATCTCCACGTAGAGGTGGTGGCAATGGACACACGAGACCTCACCAAGATTTCCAATGAGCTCTCAACATTGGGATTCCAGGTCGAATCCTCGGAGATTATCACCAGCCATCAGGTTCGCCCATGGGGGGGAGTTCGAGTACTGACCCTGGACGAACCCAACAGACAACTGACTCGACAGCGTGTGGTATGCAAAAACCGCAGCTCAATCACGGTATTTTGCGGATTTCACCACCCACCAGTTATGTTACGAGTAATGTTTTTGTGTATTCCACAACTCCATAGAACCAGAAGGAGAGGGCACCAGACTCACACCCATCCACTACATCCCATGACAGACCACCTTACCTCACGTGTCGGAGAATCACGACAGCCGAGCAAAACAGAGCTCGACCGGGCCTTCGACATCCTCAGTCACCCATACCGCCGTCGCATCCTGACGACCCTCGTCGAGGCTAACCCGCGCGACGAAGACGAGCTCAGTCCCGAACACCTCCAAGCCGCCGACGAGGATCTGGAGATGTTCACCACGCAGTTGTTCCACGTCCATCTCCCGAAACTCGAAGCAGCCGAGTACATTGAATGGGACCGCGAGACCGGGGCGATCACGCGTGGCCCGAACTTCGACGAGGTCGCTCCGCTCGTGAAGCTCATGCGGAACCATCCCGACGAACTTCCCGCTGACTGGCCCTGATCACGTCGCCGTCCGATGGATCGGTTTACACCGTGGGGTAGAGTACCGTGTCATTGATGCCGGAGGTAGCGACACGTCCCGGCAGTTCCGCCGACCCCAATGCTGTCAGGTCCGAGTTCCACCACAGCCACCTTCCGAAATTGGCGACGGCTGGCTGGATCGAATACGATTCCGAAACCAAGACCGTCCGATACAAGTCTCGAACCGAAGCCATCCGATCAGCGCTCCAAAGGACGATGGACGAACGCGACCGGATTCGTGTGGCCTACGACGGACAGTTACCAAGACTTGGCTCACGATAGGTCGGGGCGAAGACGCCAGTTCACAGAAAATTTGTAGTGTCTGCACGTACTCCACCCATGCCACGTGAACTCGACAACGTTGATCGCGGTATTCTCTACATGCTCCAGTTGGACGCCCGAAACACCACGTCTCAGGAGATCTCTGACAAGACGGGCGTCTCAGCCAGCACCATCCGCAATCGCATAGAGCGTCTCGAAAACGATAACATCATCAAAGGGTACCGTCCAGAACTCGATTACGAGGCGGCCAATCTCTCGCTTCGCGTGCTGTTCGTCATCACCGCACCGCCGACAAAGCGAAGCGAGATCGTGGAACAACTGCTGGAAATTCATGGAGCCATTGATGTTACTGAGACGCTCACTGGAAAGCGAAATATCCAGGTCGAGGTCGTGGGACGAGATACGAGCGACATCGTCCGCATCACAGACGCGATCCACGAACTCGGCGTCTCAGTCGAAAGTTCGGAGATCATGAAACAGCGGAGAACACAACCGTTCAACCACTTCTATTTCTCGGAGGCGGCGGATGAGATGACCCGACAGGATCTGGATAGTGAAGACGAGTGACTACCAACGCCGGTTGCGGATATAGCAACTCAGACAAAATTTATTGCTAAATTGTTTCCCACTATCGCCCACAGGCACAATCTATTCCACTTATTTTGTGGTTTTGTCCGCATATCAGAATATAGTCAAATAAGGTATAACTGGCAGAGGGGCCTTGGCGAAGGTATGAGTAAAGACGGAAACATCGGGAAGACTTCTGCGAGGGGACGGTATCATGCCACATTCGATCCAACGTCCGAACCGGCAAGTGACGCTGTTGTATCCTCACTCTCGGAAATGACCGGTACGGAGCCGGACAAGCTGGAGTCAATGGAATCCATTGTGGACCCAATCGTCTTTGACGCACTCGTCCGGCGATCCCGGCGTTCCCTTCAGTTTAGTTTTGTGTACCACGAACACAACGTGACCGTAGACACTGGTGGGGAATTCCGGATTCAACCACCGGAAAGCAGTAGGACAGCATACAAGGTCCCCCTCGACAGGGACGAATCCCCGTCCTACGCAGTCATTCAAGCTATCGCAGCGGTGAACGGTGTCGAGCCGACCGAGATGCCGCCCTTACATGATTCTATTGACCCCGATGCATTCGAAGCGATATTCGACCCCAGATCCCCTTCAGCAGACATCAGTCGCCTTGACTGGAGCCAGCATGCCGGACGGATATCTGGAGGGCGGTTCATGAGCAAAGAGCTTCACAGTAGTCGAGCGTTCGAAGCACTCTCTAACCGATATCGGAGACAGTTACTGCTCGCTATGTTCGAGACAAATCCACAGGATGACGACGACTTGAATCCATTAAGGCTTCTGAAGCAGGGAGAAACAACCGAGGACCTTGATGTCACCCCGGTCAGCTTGCAGCACGTCCACCTTCCCAAGCTCGCCGACATGGGGTTCATCGAGTGGGATCGTGAATCGGGTGAACTTTCGAAGGGACCGAATTGGGAGGAGATCGCCCCGCTGCTCCGGCTGATGTACGATCACCAAGATGAACTGCCGGATGAATGGTTATCAGGGGTATCATCCGACGAATGATGGTCCCCGATACTGAGGGTAGCTACGGTCAATGAGTGGCGTAATTCGAAGGGAGAAGGGGAGATAAATGTCTACTGTCGCTGAGTTCACCCTACCTGCGCAGGAGTTCGCCCTTGGTACCGTGTTCACTGAGCTTCCTGATGTAACGGTCCAGTTAGAACGTGTTATTCCAGATGCAAACGGCGTTGTCCCGTATTTTTGGGTGCGAGGAACAGAGAGTGAGAATATCGTCAAGCAGTTCTCCGAACACCCGGGAGTACGAGATATTCGGGAAGTCGATCATGCCGATGGTGAATATCTCATGCGTTGCGAGTGGGTGCCTGACTACGATAGTGTGCTTGATGCGCTTATCGCTCCAGAAGTCATCTTACTGTCAGCGATTGGAACGGTTGAGGGCTGGACATTTGAACTCCGGGGGGAAAGCAGAGACTCCATCGCGGAGTTTAAAGAGTACTGTCACGATCACGGCGTCCCGGTGGCCCTGACAGAACTGCATGCGCTTCGCCCTCTGGACGCCAAACTGAATCTCACTGAGACGCAACGTGAAGCGCTTCGACTCGCGTATGAACGGGGGTATTTCAACTCGCCACGTGAAACAACGCTGCAGGAAATCGCCGAGGAACTCGGGATTTCCCAACAGGCACTCGGCTCCCGCATCCAACGAGGCAATCGACGACTCATCGAACG comes from the Halorussus limi genome and includes:
- a CDS encoding DNA-binding protein gives rise to the protein MSSKNVTSQVVSVDEQAFEKADEVAVDEEGFEVVDETPEFQATVQMEVQAKVDANHPDGMVDTSEERIYGATLEQEERIRAREAELERISAKAEMGTQEGREKRTRDIAAKRSAERRAEFQKRAASVDPWADPERNDPRAELRQGQLAAVNKQSMRLAEKLDGWSRAAIGRRLGEAVVSGKDLTSAVVGVFKELQTAPGQVVPIGMLEDVNRKEVSIEGRMTVLWESDSPAIQQVGLIEDDSGKTKLTSWVASDQPWIEEGELVRIHGAAKNWYNGRVSVALTGWSTVHFPERGRWWE
- a CDS encoding group I intron-associated PD-(D/E)XK endonuclease — translated: MDLERGWRGDASEALVAADILRNGYGVAYPHGHEQKYDLITDVEWGLLRVQVKTASDYDKYRYELEISPERYPDGTVDIFAGAIHEEGTAIYVPAHEMGKTQRVNFNPPEEMPSDWHREQANLPGDFSIDEALLKIREVTDSQ
- a CDS encoding transcription initiation factor IIB, producing the protein MATRDIYESGFDEDVRTESSANQCPECDGRVTTNAVETVCEDCGLVINEQRIDHGPEWRAYDDEECERTGAPLTAARHDRGLSTEIGYGTDANGNELSGQKRRRLARMRREQTRGRWRSKAERNLAHGLGEVRRLASALGLSDSVHDQACQLFRSAQNEDLLRGRSIEAIAAASVYGACRCNGLSRLVGEVSEMARVAESRVTNAYKVLNEELGLPAEPVSPSMFVPRLASDLECPDKIRQRARTLAEQAEEHGVTTGVHPAGFAAACLYKAGREEGRWLTQSDVAESGNVTPTTVRTHHQTLEEQVARQRPCTNTAVR
- a CDS encoding winged helix-turn-helix domain-containing protein, with the protein product MTETWDDVNEQVKAEWKDDTTPFERVYEIVEQTHDGQSAAEIADRALVSEPTARRHCKTLVNTGFAETEQDGQTTLYKRNSDRVLMSRIRELREEVNRPELLDSIQEMKAEIRRYEDRYDVVSPEELAQQLDADETAGWDDLTAWRTTRQNLAVAQAALAYDEASHQLAV
- a CDS encoding DUF7342 family protein; the protein is MSESPRNGVQSWTESMSARDRIRAVVETLREPWSVNWISEQADAAWSTTNDELQDVVDQGQLRRVEASETTRYQPDYTRLLFEEIRTLIDENTREELRNELAAITEEIEEWQATYDVETWEEIEQSLADGDLASAELHERREVITRWEENLEDRRLIKHALALYSDVEAAREQMMDVADRAIR
- a CDS encoding RNA-guided endonuclease InsQ/TnpB family protein, with protein sequence MNDAPRRTVRIKLDVPGERRGDLHQTKTQFLHCANRMSEWAWRYDDYCITSKSRAEEPLYDELREETDLTANLVQKGIRRAIEAVTGGVEKLKQGEKTSQPKFDSWSIVYDKRSATFNDDHATLSTPNGRVSAEYVLPPENEREDTPFGRYYESDNWNVSRATLQYDENEDTFYLHVTLKNPDYGSDGAERQESESRDDAPENGVVLGVDLNVTGAFAVTSTAESIGSADFLTHKRDQYDQRRACLQQTGTRSAVLTIQSIGSQFSEWSLDWLHNRANDLIEEAGDADVDGIIFEDLTHIRESIANGSKFQQWAYAKFVELVEYKVESTELFVDFVNPAYTSQRCSHCGCTHKDNRDDKQFECQSCRYEVNADYNAAKNIANRYCGYIHCGQKSRGGWATSQLALKSGTLNVNGEYTPSALRG
- a CDS encoding Lrp/AsnC family transcriptional regulator gives rise to the protein MSDFALDEVDRGILFALQRDARNTTIDEIPSNVEVAASTVRNRISNLEEAGVIKG
- a CDS encoding helix-turn-helix domain-containing protein — encoded protein: MTDHLTSRVGESRQPSKTELDRAFDILSHPYRRRILTTLVEANPRDEDELSPEHLQAADEDLEMFTTQLFHVHLPKLEAAEYIEWDRETGAITRGPNFDEVAPLVKLMRNHPDELPADWP
- a CDS encoding DUF7344 domain-containing protein codes for the protein MPEVATRPGSSADPNAVRSEFHHSHLPKLATAGWIEYDSETKTVRYKSRTEAIRSALQRTMDERDRIRVAYDGQLPRLGSR
- a CDS encoding Lrp/AsnC family transcriptional regulator, coding for MPRELDNVDRGILYMLQLDARNTTSQEISDKTGVSASTIRNRIERLENDNIIKGYRPELDYEAANLSLRVLFVITAPPTKRSEIVEQLLEIHGAIDVTETLTGKRNIQVEVVGRDTSDIVRITDAIHELGVSVESSEIMKQRRTQPFNHFYFSEAADEMTRQDLDSEDE
- a CDS encoding HalOD1 output domain-containing protein; this encodes MSKDGNIGKTSARGRYHATFDPTSEPASDAVVSSLSEMTGTEPDKLESMESIVDPIVFDALVRRSRRSLQFSFVYHEHNVTVDTGGEFRIQPPESSRTAYKVPLDRDESPSYAVIQAIAAVNGVEPTEMPPLHDSIDPDAFEAIFDPRSPSADISRLDWSQHAGRISGGRFMSKELHSSRAFEALSNRYRRQLLLAMFETNPQDDDDLNPLRLLKQGETTEDLDVTPVSLQHVHLPKLADMGFIEWDRESGELSKGPNWEEIAPLLRLMYDHQDELPDEWLSGVSSDE
- a CDS encoding helix-turn-helix domain-containing protein; translation: MSTVAEFTLPAQEFALGTVFTELPDVTVQLERVIPDANGVVPYFWVRGTESENIVKQFSEHPGVRDIREVDHADGEYLMRCEWVPDYDSVLDALIAPEVILLSAIGTVEGWTFELRGESRDSIAEFKEYCHDHGVPVALTELHALRPLDAKLNLTETQREALRLAYERGYFNSPRETTLQEIAEELGISQQALGSRIQRGNRRLIERVLMEDYT